The [Clostridium] celerecrescens 18A genomic sequence ATTAATTAGGTTTATAGAGTAAGCTGTTTATGGTTAAAGGAGGATATAATCTTGTTAGAGATTAAGATAAATGAGGCGGACAATGCCGCAAGAATTCTGGTAATCGGAGTAGGCGGTGCTGGAAATAACGCGGTCAACCGCATGATTGATGAGAATATAGCTGGTGTGGAATTTCTTGGAATCAACACGGACAAGCAGGCTTTGCAGTTTTGTAAGGCTCCTACAGCCATGCAGATCGGAGAGAAGCTGACCAAGGGTCTTGGTGCAGGTGCCAAGCCTGAGATCGGTGAAAAAGCGGCAGAGGAGAATGCAGACGAGCTGGCTCAGACCATGAAGGGCGCGGATATGGTATTCGTTACCTGCGGAATGGGAGGCGGTACCGGTACCGGAGCTGCACCTGTTGTGGCTAAGATCGCAAAAGATATGGGAATTCTTACCGTCGGTGTTGTAACAAAGCCTTTCCGCTTTGAAGCAAGAACCCGTATGAGCAATGCCGTTAACGGTATTGAGCGTTTAAAAGAGAGTGTAGATACATTAATCGTTATCCCTAATGACCGTCTTCTGGAAATCGTAGACAGACGTACTACCATGCCGGATGCCTTAAAAAAGGCAGATGAAGTTCTTCAGCAGGCCGTACAGGGCATTACGGATTTAATTAATGTACCCGGACTTATTAACCTGGACTTTGCAGATGTACAGACTGTCATGACAGATAAAGGCATTGCCCACATCGGTATCGGCAGGGCAAAGGGTGATGAGAAGGCATTGGAAGCCGTGAAGCAGGCGGTATCCAG encodes the following:
- the ftsZ gene encoding cell division protein FtsZ yields the protein MLEIKINEADNAARILVIGVGGAGNNAVNRMIDENIAGVEFLGINTDKQALQFCKAPTAMQIGEKLTKGLGAGAKPEIGEKAAEENADELAQTMKGADMVFVTCGMGGGTGTGAAPVVAKIAKDMGILTVGVVTKPFRFEARTRMSNAVNGIERLKESVDTLIVIPNDRLLEIVDRRTTMPDALKKADEVLQQAVQGITDLINVPGLINLDFADVQTVMTDKGIAHIGIGRAKGDEKALEAVKQAVSSPLLETTIEGASHVIINISGDISLVEANEAASYVQEMAGDDANIIFGAMYDENAHDEASITVIATGLDMQAETPVSKVMTNFSNPNFKQPKAAPQTQAGNQEAAATAATPGYNQNYNPNYGNANYSNPAYNNQNYPNNNSSYNNQNYGNQNYGAGNYQKPNYAGQNNPQGAPQGGGQPYRPTVNKEVQINIPDFLRNKR